A genomic stretch from Octopus bimaculoides isolate UCB-OBI-ISO-001 chromosome 15, ASM119413v2, whole genome shotgun sequence includes:
- the LOC106867458 gene encoding probable G-protein coupled receptor 139 has product MTNTTTASVWEAATDNVTLNCEDDYIHRSILMEYVPESIYVDRYTTPFLYIIGFPGNILSFIVWIQRRMRHSSGYYLAAIALADLFFLALQIVHEAQSAWFLTVLDYPIICGGYPVLFMTCQYLPPLFVLGFTVERYISVCHPFKRERYCTTRRAKIVILALIILSFSLSSMQGYFWHYDSACKSCSPREWAINTSFWTIWTWIVEFLIFMLVPGLVLIFNILVILEVRRMSKIELHGNEQRTSATTLMLLTVSFYLIFTVLPVTVATSLYTTFPYGKLGMSEEETRADPKWQRFFTYVFIKAIVNEIGLTHFVFNFFIYLITGRLFRKELEKLITSSIICTKWNAYRQRDFSTSGDSTWTSRYSKKDSLGMKQGVNGHTSLLVNCNNTTTTTTTNNKQDHTETVVPTNPNLTLL; this is encoded by the coding sequence actAACACAACTACTGCAAGTGTTTGGGAAGCGGCAACCGACAATGTTACACTGAATTGTGAAGACGATTACATTCATAGGAGTATCTTGATGGAATATGTTCCTGAAAGTATTTATGTCGACAGATACACTACTCCATTTCTTTATATCATCGGCTTCCCAGGAAATATTCTGTCATTCATCGTCTGGATACAAAGGCGCATGCGTCATTCATCTGGATATTACTTAGCTGCAATTGCCCTTGCTGATCTGTTTTTCTTAGCTTTGCAAATCGTGCATGAAGCACAAAGTGCTTGGTTCTTAACTGTCTTAGACTATCCCATCATATGTGGGGGCTACCCTGTATTATTTATGACTTGCCAATATTTACCACCACTGTTCGTGTTAGGTTTCACCGTTGAGAGATATATATCAGTCTGTCACCCGTTCAAACGTGAACGATACTGTACCACAAGACGAGCTAAAATTGTGATCCTTGCGCTGATCATACTTTCATTCAGTCTGTCTTCTATGCAAGGATACTTTTGGCATTATGACTCTGCATGTAAATCCTGCTCACCTAGGGAGTGGGCAATTAATACATCATTCTGGACTATATGGACTTGGATAGTTGAATTTTTGATATTTATGCTTGTCCCAGGTTTGGTTTTGATCTTCAATATACTGGTTATATTGGAAGTGCGAAGAATGTCGAAGATAGAACTTCACGGTAACGAGCAGCGAACGTCTGCAACAACTCTTATGCTTTTGACTGTGTCATTCTATCTTATATTCACAGTTCTACCCGTTACCGTAGCAACCTCTCTTTACACAACGTTTCCGTATGGTAAACTGGGAATGTCCGAAGAGGAAACCCGCGCTGATCCAAAATGGCAAAGATTCtttacatatgtttttattaaaGCTATTGTCAACGAGATTGGACTAACACACTTCGTATTTAactttttcatatatttgatCACAGGTCGACTGTTTCGCAAGGAACTGGAGAAACTGATAACAAGCAGTATAATCTGCACGAAATGGAATGCTTATAGGCAAAGAGATTTCAGTACGAGTGGGGATTCCACTTGGACTTCTagatatagtaaaaaggattcACTTGGCATGAAGCAGGGTGTAAACGGGCACACTTCATTGTTAGTTAACTGCAACAatacgacaactactactactacaaacaataAGCAAGATCACACCGAAACTGTTGT